The Pseudomonas triclosanedens genome has a window encoding:
- a CDS encoding enoyl-CoA hydratase/isomerase family protein, with protein MTQPSPLSRVQDGIAWITLNRPEQRNALDVPTLRNLLALLDAHEADAAVRVIVLTGEGRSFCAGADLAEWAEAEARGELETYGWTETAHALMRRLHGLDKPTIAAVNGTAVGAGMDLSLCCDFRIAGASARFKAGYTGMAYCPDAGASWHLPRLIGSEAAKRLLFLDELWNAERALNAGLVGEVVADEQLLEHVGEFAARLAAGPTFAFAQTKRLMRDGAARTLAQQLEAEQAAGLLCGRSEDAAEALRAVAEKRSPQFKGR; from the coding sequence ATGACTCAGCCATCCCCGCTCAGCCGGGTCCAGGACGGCATCGCCTGGATCACCCTGAACCGCCCCGAGCAGCGCAACGCGCTCGACGTCCCTACACTCAGGAACCTGCTGGCTCTGCTCGACGCCCATGAGGCCGATGCGGCCGTGCGTGTCATCGTGCTTACCGGCGAAGGCCGCAGCTTCTGCGCCGGCGCCGACCTCGCCGAATGGGCCGAGGCCGAAGCCCGTGGCGAGCTGGAAACCTACGGCTGGACCGAAACCGCCCACGCCCTGATGCGCCGCCTGCACGGTCTCGACAAGCCGACCATCGCCGCCGTCAACGGCACCGCCGTAGGCGCCGGGATGGACCTGAGCCTGTGCTGCGACTTCCGCATCGCCGGCGCCTCCGCGCGCTTCAAGGCCGGCTACACCGGCATGGCCTACTGCCCGGACGCCGGCGCGAGCTGGCATCTGCCGCGCCTGATCGGCAGCGAAGCGGCCAAGCGCCTGCTGTTCCTCGACGAACTGTGGAACGCCGAGCGCGCACTGAACGCCGGCCTGGTCGGCGAAGTGGTTGCCGATGAACAACTGCTGGAGCACGTCGGCGAATTCGCCGCACGCCTGGCAGCCGGCCCGACCTTCGCCTTCGCCCAGACCAAGCGCCTGATGCGCGACGGCGCCGCCCGCACCCTGGCCCAGCAACTGGAGGCCGAGCAGGCCGCCGGGCTGCTCTGTGGCCGCAGCGAGGATGCCGCCGAAGCACTGCGCGCCGTGGCCGAAAAACGCTCCCCCCAATTCAAAGGCCGCTGA
- a CDS encoding helix-turn-helix domain-containing protein, giving the protein MSMRLKLLRKKLGITLETLADKTGMTKSYLSKVERGLSTPSIATALKLSKALNVQVEELFAEESGAAEGYSLVRSGERQSLARDDEGPAYASLARQIGDRALLPFIVYPPADFSHSTFKEHLGEEFIFVHRGRVEVDFMSERLTLETGDALHFNAQKPHRLRSLGDEQAELLVVVHSQD; this is encoded by the coding sequence ATGTCCATGCGATTGAAATTGCTGAGAAAAAAACTGGGGATCACCCTGGAGACGCTGGCCGACAAGACCGGCATGACCAAGAGCTACCTGTCCAAGGTCGAGCGCGGGCTGAGCACGCCGTCGATTGCCACGGCGCTCAAGCTGTCGAAGGCGCTCAACGTCCAGGTGGAAGAACTGTTCGCCGAGGAAAGCGGCGCCGCCGAGGGCTACAGCCTGGTGCGCAGCGGCGAGCGTCAGTCGCTGGCGCGCGACGACGAAGGCCCGGCCTATGCATCGCTGGCCCGGCAGATCGGCGACCGCGCGCTATTGCCGTTCATCGTCTATCCGCCGGCTGACTTCAGCCACTCGACGTTCAAGGAGCACCTGGGCGAGGAATTCATCTTCGTTCACCGGGGGCGGGTGGAGGTGGACTTCATGTCCGAACGCCTGACCCTGGAAACCGGCGACGCGCTGCACTTCAACGCGCAGAAACCGCACCGCCTGCGCTCCCTGGGCGATGAGCAGGCCGAACTGCTGGTCGTGGTGCACAGCCAGGACTGA